The proteins below are encoded in one region of Pseudomonadota bacterium:
- the flhB gene encoding flagellar biosynthesis protein FlhB translates to MADSFQEKTEQPTDKRLEDARNKGQVPQSKELSSCFAILFTSIFLYFSLSYGFGEMFKVYTSYVKNIDLDVNISNIYSILSFGIFKWLWLVLPIFALLSAIAVLGSVLQSGFMWSSESIKFDFEKLNPVEGIKKLFTKRSAVEILKSLIKIVILVYISYSLIIKELPDLISLPSRDIKLIMEYLGKTSFRLALKVSIVLLFLAGLDYLFQRWQHRKELMMTQQEVKEEYKDREGNPLIKSRIRSLQREMSRRRMIEDVKTADVIITNPTTFAVALKYNPKEMPAPKVVAKGAGFIAQRIKEVAIQHGVPLREDKPLAQALFYSVKVGNSIPEKFYLIVAELLAQIYRKKNRITL, encoded by the coding sequence ATGGCTGATTCCTTTCAGGAAAAGACAGAGCAGCCGACCGATAAGCGGCTCGAAGATGCAAGAAACAAGGGCCAGGTTCCCCAGTCAAAGGAGTTGTCTTCATGTTTTGCAATCCTTTTCACTTCTATATTTTTGTACTTTTCGTTGTCCTATGGTTTTGGCGAGATGTTTAAGGTGTATACGAGTTACGTTAAAAATATCGATCTTGATGTAAATATTTCTAATATTTACAGCATATTATCTTTCGGTATATTTAAATGGCTGTGGCTTGTCCTGCCGATCTTTGCACTGCTTAGTGCAATCGCTGTATTGGGAAGCGTTTTGCAGTCCGGTTTTATGTGGAGCTCTGAATCCATAAAATTTGATTTTGAAAAACTTAACCCTGTTGAGGGAATAAAAAAGTTGTTTACAAAGAGATCTGCAGTAGAGATTTTAAAATCTCTTATAAAGATTGTTATACTTGTATATATATCATATTCGCTCATTATTAAGGAATTGCCGGATTTAATCTCTCTGCCTTCCAGGGACATAAAACTGATAATGGAATACCTTGGAAAAACATCTTTCCGTTTAGCCTTAAAGGTCAGTATTGTTTTATTGTTTCTTGCCGGACTGGATTATCTGTTTCAGAGATGGCAGCACAGGAAAGAACTGATGATGACGCAACAGGAGGTAAAGGAGGAATATAAGGACAGGGAGGGTAATCCTCTTATTAAATCGAGGATCAGGAGCCTCCAGAGGGAAATGTCGAGGAGGAGAATGATTGAGGATGTAAAAACCGCCGATGTAATTATTACAAACCCGACAACCTTTGCAGTAGCGCTTAAATATAATCCAAAAGAGATGCCCGCGCCAAAAGTAGTGGCAAAGGGTGCAGGATTTATTGCGCAAAGGATAAAAGAAGTAGCAATACAGCACGGTGTTCCATTGAGAGAAGACAAGCCGCTTGCCCAGGCGCTGTTCTATTCTGTTAAAGTTGGCAATAGCATACCGGAAAAATTTTATCTGATTGTAGCAGAGCTCCTTGCACAGATATATAGAAAGAAAAACAGGATAACACTATAG
- a CDS encoding MinD/ParA family protein, whose amino-acid sequence MENRRKKIIAVTSGKGGVGKSSIVSNMAYILGSNNESTYILDADLSLGNIDIMFGLVPKFNIKDLIEGKKSIGEIIVEGQGGVRLIPATSGISEFSSLTAEEKNILFSSFQELPEYDFLIIDTSAGISSNVIYFNSISNDIIIIVTPDPASITDSYAVIKVLYKKTGRRDFNIIVNMAKDEQEGLEIYRKLLSVTDKFLDVYLDFIGYIPMDRNINMATKKQKLWVKYFPDTQATKALLKICNRLVS is encoded by the coding sequence ATGGAAAACAGGCGAAAAAAGATTATTGCAGTAACGAGCGGAAAAGGCGGGGTCGGCAAATCGTCCATAGTTTCAAATATGGCTTATATACTTGGGTCAAATAATGAATCAACATACATCCTTGACGCTGACCTTTCCCTCGGGAATATAGATATCATGTTTGGTTTGGTTCCTAAATTCAATATAAAAGATTTGATTGAAGGGAAAAAGAGTATAGGGGAGATTATAGTTGAAGGTCAGGGCGGCGTCAGGCTTATCCCTGCCACATCCGGTATCAGCGAGTTTTCCAGCCTTACTGCAGAGGAAAAAAACATATTATTTTCTTCTTTCCAGGAATTGCCTGAATACGATTTCCTCATTATCGACACTTCTGCCGGTATATCCTCCAATGTTATCTATTTTAATTCAATCAGCAACGATATTATTATTATTGTTACACCCGACCCGGCAAGTATTACCGATTCCTATGCCGTTATTAAAGTTTTATATAAAAAGACAGGCAGGAGGGATTTTAATATTATAGTGAATATGGCAAAAGACGAGCAGGAGGGTCTTGAGATATACAGAAAACTTCTCTCTGTGACAGATAAATTCCTGGATGTTTACCTTGATTTTATCGGTTATATCCCGATGGATAGAAACATTAATATGGCCACGAAAAAACAGAAATTATGGGTTAAATATTTTCCCGATACGCAGGCAACAAAGGCGCTTTTAAAAATCTGCAACAGGCTGGTATCCTGA
- a CDS encoding protein-glutamate O-methyltransferase CheR, producing MTKEEFLQLRDYIYEKTGIFFAENKMYLLESRLANRLSELGFSTFEDYYYFLKYGGEKVNSEMSNLYDVVTTNETSFFRNPPQLDAFKVIVQKNYLNGTPLTSPLKIWSAACSTGEEPYTLAIMLMEMMDTTKKNIPFLIYATDISAKVLESAKKAVFGPYSVRNMNETIRKKYFIEDKGSQRLMDSVKKNVRFDHMNLVDADSYRKYKYFDVIFCRNVLIYFDEKVKKKVIDSMYESLKPGGFLTIGHAESLHNLSRAFKPLMFPGSIAYQRG from the coding sequence ATGACGAAAGAAGAGTTTCTGCAACTGAGAGATTACATATATGAAAAAACAGGCATCTTTTTCGCGGAGAACAAGATGTATCTTCTTGAAAGCAGGCTTGCAAACAGATTGAGCGAGCTTGGATTCAGCACATTTGAAGATTACTATTATTTTTTAAAGTATGGAGGAGAAAAAGTAAACAGCGAGATGAGTAATCTCTATGATGTAGTTACTACGAATGAGACAAGTTTTTTTCGTAATCCACCACAATTGGATGCATTCAAGGTCATTGTACAGAAGAACTATCTAAACGGAACCCCATTAACATCGCCGTTAAAAATCTGGAGTGCGGCATGTTCAACAGGCGAGGAGCCGTATACGCTGGCAATAATGTTAATGGAAATGATGGATACCACAAAGAAGAACATCCCTTTCCTGATATACGCAACGGATATAAGCGCAAAGGTACTGGAGTCGGCAAAGAAGGCTGTTTTTGGTCCTTATAGTGTAAGAAACATGAATGAGACTATAAGGAAGAAGTATTTTATTGAAGACAAAGGTTCCCAAAGGCTAATGGATAGTGTTAAGAAAAATGTAAGATTTGACCATATGAATTTGGTTGACGCCGACTCTTACCGAAAATATAAGTATTTTGATGTAATTTTTTGCCGTAATGTCCTTATTTACTTTGACGAGAAGGTAAAGAAAAAGGTCATTGATTCTATGTACGAGTCGCTGAAGCCGGGTGGATTTTTAACCATAGGCCATGCCGAATCACTGCACAATCTGTCGAGGGCATTTAAGCCTTTAATGTTCCCCGGATCAATTGCTTATCAGAGAGGATAG
- a CDS encoding HDOD domain-containing protein, with protein MDNDYIHNKLKKIELLPTFSNIVGEVLGIIEDPMSSASDLARHMDPSMVGEVLRIANSAYYGTRNFRNIATIEHAIAVIGYKQLSQIILQMPFVSMVNGNDKAFDRNKFIRHSIICGVLSDALSSATFLGNPNEAYISGIMHDIGIIIIYRYFKDQWDSINFLIEDKQLSRIEAEQKVFSVDHGYIGAMLLELWNVPKQITDSVKFHHSPESAEENIDNVAVTFLGNIFSNQIDFKSDLVNFIDFMVVHRDFIEQIARFRENISSNDEMRIFRKIYDALKGVNNYIEGVIE; from the coding sequence ATGGATAATGATTATATCCACAACAAGTTAAAAAAAATTGAGTTATTGCCAACTTTTTCAAATATTGTGGGAGAGGTTTTGGGTATTATTGAAGACCCTATGAGTTCTGCTTCCGATCTTGCAAGACATATGGACCCATCTATGGTGGGGGAGGTATTAAGGATAGCAAATAGCGCTTATTATGGCACACGAAATTTCAGGAATATAGCTACGATAGAACATGCAATAGCGGTAATCGGCTATAAACAACTTTCACAGATTATTCTTCAGATGCCCTTTGTTTCCATGGTGAACGGAAATGATAAGGCATTTGACCGGAATAAATTCATCAGACATTCCATAATCTGTGGCGTATTATCAGACGCTTTAAGCTCGGCAACTTTCCTCGGCAATCCTAATGAGGCTTATATAAGCGGTATAATGCATGATATAGGAATAATTATCATATATAGGTATTTTAAGGATCAATGGGACAGTATAAATTTTTTGATCGAGGATAAGCAATTATCAAGAATTGAGGCGGAACAAAAGGTATTTTCCGTTGACCATGGATATATTGGCGCAATGCTTTTGGAGCTATGGAATGTACCGAAGCAAATAACGGATAGCGTTAAGTTTCACCACAGTCCCGAAAGTGCAGAAGAAAACATAGATAACGTTGCCGTTACATTTCTTGGAAACATATTCTCGAATCAAATTGATTTTAAAAGTGATTTAGTTAATTTTATTGATTTTATGGTAGTCCATAGAGATTTTATCGAGCAAATTGCCAGGTTCAGGGAAAACATTTCTTCAAATGATGAAATGAGAATTTTTAGAAAGATCTATGATGCATTAAAGGGTGTTAATAATTATATCGAAGGGGTAATCGAGTAA
- a CDS encoding HEAT repeat domain-containing protein: protein MVETKTTKISEKKLSKLIGLLKNGDSFEKEKAMEGLLAFPTKKVVEQTAQLLQKSETNVRMVAVEILKKIGYCSLETVTDLLYDENEDIRVYACEILGSINDKRSIPYLIKKLHEDNENVRNTVCIALGEINDEQAVDALLDALNDDDWIKFSAIYSLGRIGSKRAIVPLLDVFEHGEEEVSFVACEVLVDLGGEEILDEILEILKKWDRKKRGDCIKIILEKENEYIFQTLKEKIGDELFEHFLNVIESEDKKSLNNLKLLANFKNSISCETILNSFKDVDPNEDEYYEKLLLFAELKEVWEDNIEEFMDKDEEYVLPFIKVSGIEKIKIAEDVLLKKYLASSIDVKREIVKNLPAIIDGRGLSIIREAVADPDGHIIGDAMMVISSMEIMEMKDEIIKIVKKGFFDVRIKALKALIKLDLNSVLEIIDQFVNNGTNEDKKLYLSVASLLSSNQNFPFTEKLLHDPDATIGKATVSVIGQFLDNERYMDLFKKLLMGKDIPHEALKVIKDKKLSLFKDRLVEIFINVNSGLWTRYYALLALGVFEIPSLFEIFLQGLSDNASLIKIGSLKALSDLNDKRALPYIRPFVQSQDEDVRSTAEYVLERFETF, encoded by the coding sequence ATGGTCGAAACAAAAACCACAAAGATAAGCGAAAAAAAATTATCAAAACTGATTGGATTATTGAAAAATGGCGATAGTTTTGAAAAAGAAAAGGCAATGGAGGGTCTGCTGGCTTTCCCAACAAAAAAAGTAGTTGAGCAAACCGCCCAACTGTTGCAGAAAAGTGAAACCAACGTTCGCATGGTCGCTGTGGAGATATTGAAAAAAATTGGATACTGCAGTCTGGAGACCGTTACTGACCTGCTTTATGATGAAAATGAGGATATAAGGGTTTATGCATGTGAAATATTGGGTAGTATTAATGATAAGCGTTCCATACCTTATCTTATTAAAAAGCTTCATGAGGATAACGAAAATGTAAGGAATACCGTATGTATTGCCCTTGGTGAGATTAATGACGAGCAGGCTGTTGATGCGCTTCTTGATGCGCTGAATGATGACGACTGGATAAAATTTTCAGCCATATACAGCCTTGGAAGAATCGGAAGCAAGAGGGCTATCGTACCTCTTCTTGACGTATTTGAGCATGGTGAAGAAGAGGTATCTTTTGTTGCATGTGAGGTATTGGTAGATCTGGGGGGCGAAGAGATACTGGATGAGATTCTTGAAATCTTAAAAAAATGGGACAGGAAGAAGAGGGGGGACTGTATAAAAATTATTCTTGAAAAGGAAAATGAATATATCTTTCAAACTTTAAAAGAAAAAATAGGCGATGAGTTGTTTGAACATTTTTTAAATGTGATAGAATCTGAGGATAAAAAATCATTGAACAACTTGAAATTATTAGCTAATTTCAAGAATAGCATTTCCTGTGAAACGATTCTCAATTCATTTAAAGACGTAGATCCGAATGAAGATGAATATTATGAAAAATTGTTGCTTTTTGCAGAATTGAAAGAGGTATGGGAAGATAATATCGAAGAATTTATGGATAAAGATGAGGAATATGTGTTGCCTTTTATTAAGGTCAGCGGAATAGAAAAAATTAAGATAGCCGAAGATGTGTTACTAAAAAAATATCTTGCATCATCTATAGATGTGAAGAGGGAGATTGTTAAAAACCTCCCTGCTATTATCGATGGCAGAGGGCTTTCAATAATAAGGGAGGCTGTTGCCGACCCGGACGGCCATATAATAGGTGATGCCATGATGGTTATCAGCAGCATGGAAATAATGGAGATGAAGGACGAAATAATAAAGATCGTAAAGAAAGGGTTTTTTGACGTGAGAATAAAGGCGTTGAAAGCCTTGATAAAGCTTGATTTGAATAGTGTGCTCGAAATTATAGATCAATTTGTAAACAACGGCACTAATGAAGATAAAAAACTCTATTTATCTGTTGCCTCTCTTCTGAGCAGCAATCAAAACTTTCCTTTTACTGAAAAGCTTTTACATGACCCGGATGCAACTATAGGAAAGGCTACTGTCAGTGTGATTGGTCAATTTTTAGACAATGAAAGATATATGGATCTCTTTAAGAAACTATTGATGGGTAAAGATATTCCACATGAAGCATTGAAGGTTATAAAGGACAAGAAATTGAGTCTTTTTAAGGATAGGTTGGTAGAAATATTTATTAATGTAAATAGCGGTTTGTGGACAAGATATTATGCTTTATTGGCCCTTGGTGTTTTTGAAATCCCGTCTTTATTTGAAATATTTTTACAAGGTCTTAGTGATAACGCCAGTCTGATAAAGATCGGGAGTCTGAAAGCGCTTTCCGACCTCAACGATAAGAGGGCGCTTCCTTATATAAGACCTTTTGTGCAGAGTCAGGATGAAGATGTAAGATCTACCGCAGAATATGTATTGGAAAGATTTGAAACCTTTTAA
- a CDS encoding FliA/WhiG family RNA polymerase sigma factor has protein sequence MWKRAYAQNIEDERERIVEEFIPIIKNLAYKVSKGFEEKNMIEDLISAGIVGLLEAIEKYDAKRGAKLNTFAYLRIRGAMIDELRSRDWFPRSARSKTKKIEEVIRKLENRLGRYPKEEEVAEEMHIDFEDYLSLMKDYKNLSILSIEDLHEAIGEDREKIINYVTDENDNPEKYAEFHELEGILAKEIERLPEKQKIVLSLYYHEDMNMKEIAKVLSITEARVCQIHSQAIIALRSTIKKRIHG, from the coding sequence ATGTGGAAAAGGGCATATGCTCAAAATATAGAGGATGAAAGGGAAAGAATTGTTGAAGAATTTATTCCTATTATTAAAAACCTTGCTTACAAGGTTTCAAAAGGTTTTGAAGAAAAAAATATGATAGAAGACCTTATATCTGCCGGCATTGTAGGGTTGCTTGAAGCGATAGAGAAGTATGATGCAAAAAGGGGAGCAAAATTAAATACATTTGCTTATCTCAGGATAAGGGGCGCAATGATAGATGAACTCCGGTCAAGAGACTGGTTCCCGAGAAGCGCAAGGTCTAAGACAAAAAAGATAGAAGAAGTCATAAGGAAGCTTGAAAACAGGCTCGGCAGATATCCCAAGGAAGAAGAAGTAGCCGAGGAAATGCATATAGACTTTGAAGATTATTTATCATTGATGAAAGACTATAAAAATCTTTCTATTCTGAGCATAGAAGATTTGCATGAAGCAATCGGAGAAGACAGGGAAAAAATCATCAATTATGTAACGGATGAAAACGATAACCCGGAAAAATATGCAGAATTTCACGAGTTGGAGGGGATACTTGCAAAGGAAATTGAAAGGCTTCCTGAAAAACAAAAGATTGTTCTCAGCCTTTATTATCATGAAGATATGAACATGAAAGAAATAGCCAAGGTACTTTCAATTACCGAAGCAAGGGTTTGCCAAATACATTCGCAGGCCATAATTGCTTTAAGGTCAACCATAAAAAAACGCATTCACGGCTAA
- the flhA gene encoding flagellar biosynthesis protein FlhA, whose protein sequence is MNSNFVKYVREKSDVVIAVSIVFVILIMVVPLNSFFIDIFLTLSISISLLILFIGMYIHRPLDFSVFPSILLITTLFRLSLNIASTRLILVHGDEGSHAAGRVIQAFGTFIVGGNYIVGAVVFLILVIINFVVITKGAGRVAEVAARFTLDAMPGKQMSIDADLSAGLMNDTEARQRRERVELEADFYGAMDGASKFVRGDAIAGIIIIFVNIIGGLLIGVAQKGMSFDDALSVYTIMTIGDGLVSQIPALLTSTAAGIIVTRAASDSNLGRDVFNQMLTQQKAMTLASIVILSLGMVPGIPLMPFLILSSCTFGMGYLVKKQEQEEAAVIPEEIRVEEEKMELIQPLEIIELEIGYGLIPIVDAEQGGELLGKIRAMRKQMAFELGIMVPPMKLRDNLQLKASEYIILLKGIEVGRGELLLGHVLAMGSEERQNVVDGIPAKEPVFNLDAIWIKEKDRDKCITEGFTVVDHPTVIATHLTEIVRNNAHDLMTRQETQKLVETISSTHPKVVEELSQTQINIGVIQKVLQNLLREQVSIRDLVTILEAVADISSSVRDPDLITEYVRQRISRNILKPYLTDGILNILIFEKSLEEKIINSVQPSDQGGLFAFDLTFSQRLIEKIGDEAKKAMLQNVQPILLVHPVARGKLRRFLERYIHGITVISHNEIPPQIRIQTSGVIKINEN, encoded by the coding sequence GTGAATAGTAATTTTGTCAAATATGTAAGAGAGAAAAGCGATGTAGTAATAGCGGTAAGTATTGTTTTTGTTATACTTATCATGGTTGTTCCGCTAAACAGTTTTTTTATAGATATATTTTTAACATTAAGCATATCCATATCTTTACTTATTCTTTTTATAGGCATGTATATACACAGGCCGCTTGATTTTTCGGTTTTTCCCTCTATTTTGCTTATTACAACACTTTTCAGACTTTCTCTAAACATAGCATCCACGAGGTTGATTCTTGTTCATGGTGATGAAGGCTCGCATGCCGCAGGCCGTGTTATTCAAGCATTCGGCACGTTCATTGTCGGCGGGAATTATATCGTCGGCGCAGTTGTCTTCCTGATCCTTGTAATCATTAATTTTGTTGTTATAACAAAAGGTGCAGGCAGGGTTGCCGAGGTGGCGGCGCGATTCACACTTGATGCAATGCCGGGTAAGCAGATGAGCATAGATGCAGACCTGAGCGCCGGTCTTATGAATGATACGGAGGCGAGGCAAAGAAGGGAAAGAGTTGAGCTTGAGGCAGATTTTTATGGTGCAATGGACGGTGCAAGTAAATTTGTAAGAGGCGATGCGATTGCCGGCATTATTATAATTTTTGTAAATATAATAGGCGGCTTGCTAATTGGTGTTGCCCAAAAAGGCATGTCTTTTGATGATGCGTTGTCGGTGTATACCATAATGACTATTGGCGATGGTCTGGTTAGCCAGATACCTGCGCTTTTAACTTCAACTGCTGCAGGTATTATTGTCACAAGGGCTGCGAGCGATTCTAATCTTGGCAGGGATGTCTTCAACCAGATGTTGACTCAGCAGAAGGCAATGACCCTTGCATCCATTGTTATATTATCTCTCGGTATGGTTCCAGGAATTCCCCTTATGCCTTTTTTAATACTTTCTTCATGTACTTTCGGTATGGGCTACCTGGTAAAAAAACAGGAACAGGAAGAAGCGGCAGTTATACCGGAAGAGATCCGTGTAGAAGAAGAGAAAATGGAACTTATCCAGCCTCTTGAAATTATTGAATTGGAAATAGGTTATGGACTTATACCGATAGTAGACGCTGAACAAGGCGGAGAGCTCCTTGGTAAGATAAGGGCAATGAGAAAACAAATGGCTTTCGAGCTTGGCATAATGGTTCCGCCGATGAAACTCAGGGATAATCTTCAGTTAAAAGCCAGTGAATACATTATCCTTTTAAAAGGCATAGAAGTCGGCAGGGGAGAATTGCTTCTCGGGCATGTTCTGGCTATGGGATCCGAGGAGAGACAAAATGTTGTGGATGGTATACCCGCAAAGGAGCCGGTATTTAATCTTGATGCAATCTGGATTAAGGAAAAAGACAGGGATAAATGTATTACCGAGGGTTTCACGGTTGTAGATCATCCGACAGTCATTGCAACGCATTTGACGGAAATAGTACGAAATAATGCCCACGACCTTATGACAAGACAGGAGACGCAAAAGCTTGTTGAGACGATATCGTCTACACACCCGAAAGTTGTAGAGGAACTATCTCAAACCCAGATCAATATAGGGGTTATTCAAAAAGTTCTGCAGAATCTTCTCAGAGAACAGGTATCAATAAGAGATCTTGTAACGATACTCGAAGCCGTAGCTGATATATCTTCAAGCGTGAGGGATCCTGATCTGATAACCGAATATGTTAGACAGCGCATTTCCAGGAATATTTTAAAACCATACCTCACGGATGGAATATTGAATATTCTGATTTTTGAAAAGTCTCTTGAAGAAAAGATTATTAACAGTGTGCAGCCCTCTGATCAGGGAGGACTGTTTGCGTTTGACCTTACATTTAGTCAAAGATTGATCGAAAAAATAGGGGATGAGGCAAAAAAGGCGATGCTCCAGAATGTACAGCCGATTTTGCTTGTCCATCCTGTCGCAAGGGGGAAATTAAGAAGGTTTCTTGAAAGGTATATCCATGGTATTACAGTAATTTCACACAACGAAATCCCACCGCAGATCAGAATACAAACAAGCGGGGTCATAAAGATTAATGAAAATTAA
- a CDS encoding DUF87 domain-containing protein, with product MKIKTYIFEDIKEGIERIKEEYGADTIILDIKNNSKSSRKSCEISIGLDDDPEFEEDNTGALRKKTEEIWSQTTKFLSEKITGLELEIVRDRVKQYPLPLKVFFEKMRKNGFDIQLAVSMISEIYGEIGVLANDNAKANFFFRNAIAKRIKIYDIVNSNEHILMLGPTGAGKTQTAKKLSKLLSNMKQDVSVLVYDPARKGCWDEHIIFSESNGIPFSFASSEEDLFLKIAKDRTRKIIDISGYIDLQKRVVTRLKDVKKIILLPAGARDEKIRNYCNRFSDSNIAGLIFTKLDEEETLGHICHNLIFLEQPVCCLTTGMGIGDVLTPNHETFYKILLEGNIWKTGEKRLLQ from the coding sequence ATGAAAATTAAAACATATATTTTTGAAGATATAAAGGAAGGAATAGAGAGGATAAAGGAGGAATATGGTGCGGATACCATAATTTTGGACATTAAAAATAACAGCAAAAGCTCAAGGAAAAGTTGTGAAATATCAATCGGGTTGGATGATGATCCTGAATTTGAAGAAGATAATACAGGAGCACTTAGAAAGAAGACAGAAGAAATATGGAGCCAAACCACAAAATTTTTAAGTGAAAAAATCACGGGTTTAGAATTGGAAATAGTAAGGGACAGAGTAAAACAATATCCGTTACCCCTAAAAGTTTTTTTTGAAAAGATGAGGAAAAATGGATTTGATATTCAACTTGCTGTTTCAATGATTTCTGAGATTTACGGCGAGATAGGCGTGCTTGCAAATGACAATGCCAAGGCCAATTTCTTTTTCAGGAATGCAATAGCAAAAAGGATAAAGATATATGATATAGTCAATTCAAATGAACATATTTTAATGCTGGGGCCTACTGGTGCAGGAAAAACACAGACAGCAAAAAAACTTTCCAAGTTGCTTTCAAATATGAAACAGGATGTTTCAGTATTGGTATATGATCCTGCAAGAAAAGGATGTTGGGATGAGCATATAATTTTTTCAGAAAGCAACGGCATACCCTTTTCTTTTGCTTCAAGCGAGGAAGATCTTTTTCTGAAAATTGCAAAAGACAGGACGAGAAAGATTATCGATATTTCAGGATACATTGATTTGCAAAAGAGGGTTGTAACAAGATTGAAAGATGTAAAAAAAATCATTCTTTTACCGGCTGGCGCAAGAGACGAAAAGATAAGGAATTACTGCAACCGGTTCAGCGATTCGAATATTGCCGGACTTATTTTTACAAAACTTGATGAGGAAGAAACTCTTGGCCATATTTGTCACAATCTTATTTTTTTAGAACAACCGGTTTGTTGTCTTACAACAGGTATGGGTATTGGTGATGTTTTAACGCCGAACCACGAAACATTTTATAAAATACTTTTAGAGGGAAACATATGGAAAACAGGCGAAAAAAGATTATTGCAGTAA
- a CDS encoding response regulator gives MKKILIVDDSPTIRKLINYILRKKDYLITEAEDGIDAMEKLIDSKVDLVIADLNMPNMDGIELVKSLRNNYYHLDTPIIMLTTTKDEKLRQGAFDAGVNLFLNKPIQPNILLYKVKSLLEGGE, from the coding sequence ATGAAAAAAATATTAATTGTTGACGATTCACCAACCATCAGGAAGTTGATCAACTATATTCTTAGGAAAAAGGATTATTTGATAACAGAGGCGGAAGATGGCATAGATGCTATGGAGAAACTGATTGATTCAAAAGTGGATTTAGTCATAGCAGATCTTAACATGCCCAATATGGACGGCATAGAGCTGGTTAAGAGCCTACGGAATAATTATTACCATCTTGATACGCCCATAATAATGCTTACTACTACCAAAGATGAAAAATTAAGGCAAGGTGCTTTTGATGCCGGGGTTAATTTATTTCTCAATAAGCCCATACAGCCCAATATTTTGTTATATAAAGTAAAAAGTCTTTTAGAAGGGGGAGAATAA
- a CDS encoding chemotaxis response regulator protein-glutamate methylesterase has protein sequence MIKVLVVDDSAFMRSAISRMLEKDDDIHVVGTAKNGQEAIEKVDELKPDVVTLDIEMPVMNGIEALKHIIAKHHLPVIMFSALTKEGAEITMEALHIGASDFITKDFSNVSLNISTKENELINKVKSVAMNKVMVLLKRLEQMRKPFVMNINNANKNNNHTKHKILAIGASTGGPPALQHILTRFPKDFPVPIIIAQHMPKLFTQSFAQRLNTASQIEVKEAENGEMLRPGIALIAPGDTHMGIKRRGNDVVVEFVNDSKYIFRPSVDLLMSSTANTYGSYSLGIILTGMGNDGLVGIKEIKSKNGYVIAQDEDTCVVYGMPRAVVNANMADAVLPIDKIPEEIIKIL, from the coding sequence ATGATCAAAGTTCTTGTAGTTGACGATTCGGCTTTTATGAGGAGTGCAATATCGAGGATGCTTGAAAAAGATGACGATATCCATGTGGTGGGTACGGCAAAAAACGGACAGGAAGCCATTGAAAAAGTAGATGAATTGAAGCCTGATGTAGTCACGCTTGACATAGAGATGCCTGTAATGAACGGTATTGAAGCCCTTAAGCATATTATAGCCAAGCACCATCTGCCTGTTATCATGTTTAGTGCACTTACAAAAGAAGGCGCTGAAATTACGATGGAAGCTTTACACATAGGGGCTTCTGATTTTATTACAAAAGATTTTTCAAATGTTTCGCTTAACATTTCTACCAAAGAGAATGAATTAATCAATAAAGTAAAGAGCGTTGCCATGAATAAAGTTATGGTTCTGCTCAAAAGGCTTGAGCAAATGCGAAAGCCTTTTGTTATGAACATCAATAATGCCAATAAAAACAATAATCATACCAAGCATAAGATACTTGCAATAGGCGCATCTACCGGCGGGCCGCCTGCGCTTCAGCATATTCTTACAAGATTCCCTAAGGATTTCCCTGTGCCTATAATTATTGCCCAGCATATGCCGAAATTGTTTACCCAGTCTTTTGCACAGAGATTGAATACAGCCTCTCAGATTGAGGTGAAGGAGGCAGAAAATGGGGAAATGCTAAGACCTGGAATTGCATTGATTGCACCCGGCGATACCCATATGGGCATCAAACGAAGAGGGAATGATGTGGTTGTCGAGTTTGTGAACGATTCAAAATATATATTCCGTCCATCTGTTGACCTTCTTATGAGTTCTACTGCGAATACATACGGGTCTTATTCTCTTGGCATTATATTGACTGGTATGGGCAATGACGGGCTGGTCGGAATAAAGGAAATAAAGTCAAAGAACGGTTATGTCATTGCGCAGGATGAAGATACGTGCGTTGTGTATGGAATGCCCAGGGCTGTTGTAAATGCAAATATGGCAGATGCAGTGTTGCCGATAGACAAAATACCTGAAGAGATCATTAAAATATTGTGA